The Chryseobacterium geocarposphaerae genome window below encodes:
- a CDS encoding electron transfer flavoprotein subunit alpha/FixB family protein, whose product MAVFVYAENINGVYKKAAFEAVAYAKAIADQAGETVTAISVNPTDSSDLLYKYGASNVINIKDEGLKSFSAKAYAQAVSEVANGNIIVFPHTTDASSIAPMLAIMNGHSLITNAIAVPESLSPFQVKRKSFSGKGFMHAKAEGTGVIVTVSQNAFGVKENAVSGSEEIKNLSVANEDTKVISHEQSSGKLDLKEAEIVVSAGRGLKGPENWGMIEDLANVLGAATACSKPVSDIGWRPHTEHVGQTGKAISPNLYIAVGISGAIQHLAGVNSSKTIVVINSDAEAPFFKSADYGVVGDAFQIIPALTEKIKALKG is encoded by the coding sequence ATGGCAGTATTCGTATACGCAGAAAATATAAACGGAGTTTACAAGAAAGCGGCTTTTGAGGCAGTTGCTTATGCTAAAGCGATCGCAGATCAGGCTGGTGAAACAGTTACGGCGATCTCTGTAAATCCAACAGATTCTTCAGATTTATTATATAAATATGGAGCTTCAAATGTAATCAATATCAAAGATGAAGGGCTAAAAAGCTTCTCAGCTAAAGCTTATGCACAGGCTGTAAGTGAAGTAGCAAACGGAAATATCATCGTTTTCCCTCATACTACAGATGCTTCATCTATCGCTCCCATGTTGGCGATCATGAACGGACATTCTTTAATTACCAATGCGATTGCAGTTCCGGAAAGTCTTTCTCCTTTCCAGGTAAAAAGAAAATCTTTTTCAGGAAAAGGTTTTATGCATGCAAAAGCTGAAGGAACAGGAGTAATCGTTACGGTTTCTCAAAATGCTTTCGGAGTGAAAGAAAATGCTGTTTCTGGTTCAGAAGAAATAAAAAATCTTTCAGTAGCTAATGAAGATACTAAAGTAATTTCTCACGAGCAAAGTTCAGGTAAATTAGACTTAAAAGAAGCTGAAATCGTAGTTTCTGCAGGTAGAGGATTGAAAGGTCCTGAAAACTGGGGAATGATCGAAGATTTGGCCAACGTTTTAGGTGCTGCAACAGCTTGTTCTAAGCCGGTTTCGGATATAGGATGGAGACCTCACACGGAACACGTAGGACAAACAGGTAAAGCGATTTCTCCAAATCTTTATATTGCAGTAGGTATCTCTGGAGCAATTCAGCATTTGGCTGGAGTTAACTCTTCTAAAACAATTGTAGTAATCAATAGTGATGCAGAAGCGCCGTTCTTCAAGTCAGCTGACTACGGTGTAGTAGGAGATGCTTTCCAGATTATTCCTGCATTAACAGAGAAAATTAAAGCATT
- a CDS encoding GxxExxY protein: MNENEISFYIRKSIFSVYNELGPGLLEKVYEKVLVHELESNGLSVKTQVHIPIEYKGIVIDTSFIADIIVENKVIIEIKSIPEISNVHHKQLLTYLKLTDFKLGILVNFNTDYIDKNIIRKINGIID; encoded by the coding sequence ATGAATGAAAATGAAATTAGTTTTTATATCAGAAAATCTATATTTTCTGTTTACAACGAACTTGGGCCTGGTTTATTAGAAAAAGTTTATGAAAAGGTATTGGTTCATGAGTTAGAAAGTAATGGTTTAAGTGTGAAAACCCAGGTTCATATTCCAATTGAATATAAAGGGATTGTGATAGATACAAGTTTTATTGCTGATATTATTGTAGAAAATAAAGTAATTATCGAAATAAAATCAATTCCAGAAATTAGTAATGTTCATCATAAACAATTATTAACCTATTTAAAGTTGACGGATTTTAAATTAGGAATACTAGTCAATTTTAATACAGATTATATTGACAAAAATATAATTAGAAAAATAAACGGAATTATTGATTAA
- a CDS encoding T9SS type A sorting domain-containing protein produces MRKFLLTLTITGSVFLYGQTQTIFTENFDALTNGNLATDVTGTTAGQNSWYIYQGAAADYQVTTIDASHGKSLNLTTGAGAPPASGANTSNRYAYKTISTTANASNNLVRAKMDIYTGAATGKGRVGIQLYSSTAAIGGIVYDYETKKVYGQARVSVVADPTQTGTLTLTLGTETFPANSWVTVTYIYNKTTGQHTYQYTNGTTNASYNFSGNTTYSIFTGDVAVEFDAVNTTLASNTVANTAGIDNIQAEFTNAATLSVNDTPVKNAIVSLAVYPNPTSDILNIKSDSKINAVSVVDLTGRKLDVKLDGDKVDVKKLPAGTYLINIETKDGVSTEKFIKK; encoded by the coding sequence ATGAGAAAATTTTTATTGACTTTAACAATTACAGGATCAGTTTTTCTTTATGGCCAAACACAAACTATTTTTACAGAAAATTTTGATGCCTTGACAAACGGGAATCTGGCCACTGATGTTACAGGTACTACAGCTGGACAAAATAGTTGGTATATATATCAAGGTGCAGCTGCAGATTATCAAGTTACAACAATTGATGCTTCTCACGGAAAAAGTCTTAATCTTACTACAGGAGCTGGTGCACCTCCTGCGTCAGGAGCAAATACAAGTAATAGATATGCCTATAAAACGATATCAACTACAGCAAATGCTTCAAATAATTTAGTGAGGGCTAAAATGGATATCTATACAGGGGCAGCAACAGGAAAAGGAAGAGTCGGGATACAATTATATTCTAGTACAGCAGCAATTGGAGGAATTGTTTATGACTATGAAACAAAAAAAGTATATGGACAAGCTAGAGTTTCGGTGGTAGCAGATCCTACCCAAACAGGTACTCTTACTTTAACATTAGGAACTGAAACTTTTCCTGCAAATTCTTGGGTCACTGTAACGTATATTTATAACAAAACAACAGGACAACATACCTACCAGTATACCAATGGTACTACAAATGCAAGTTACAATTTCTCAGGAAATACAACATATTCGATTTTTACAGGTGACGTTGCGGTAGAATTTGACGCTGTAAATACAACGCTTGCTAGCAATACAGTAGCTAATACAGCTGGAATTGATAATATACAAGCTGAATTTACTAATGCGGCAACTCTATCTGTAAATGATACTCCAGTTAAAAATGCTATTGTATCCTTGGCTGTCTATCCAAATCCAACTTCTGACATTTTAAATATAAAATCGGATTCTAAAATCAATGCGGTTTCTGTTGTAGATCTTACAGGAAGAAAACTAGATGTAAAATTAGACGGTGATAAAGTTGATGTAAAAAAATTACCAGCTGGAACATATTTAATAAATATTGAAACAAAAGATGGAGTTTCTACTGAGAAATTCATTAAAAAATAG
- a CDS encoding class I SAM-dependent methyltransferase: protein MGNKLLYSDVQKYINANLTTDLHSLLLKKSPFSEVSMQEIVQQIKGKQVAEKKFPFLLKEGIIFPPQLNLEQASSEKTAVYKSEILKGKKFIDLTSGFGIDAYYLSKNFDEVTLVEQNAELLAIVENNWTVLGRKARFINQKLEDFLNENEENFDVIYMDPARRDNNKNKVFLLEDLSPDILQIQKKLLSISDEVVIKLSPLIDLKYLVSVLQNISRIDIIAWKNDVKEIVVFLSSKESEEIICNCVNLESEESTFNYKFGEEENAHSEYAEPEKFIYIPNNSILKAGVFNLISENFKVKKLHPNTHLYTSNEKVEDFPGRILEAEIIDSKQIKKKSQFNIISKNYPLKPEEIKKKYGLKDGGDHYLIFTQSKKGKIILKSV, encoded by the coding sequence GTGGGAAATAAATTATTATACTCTGATGTCCAAAAATACATCAATGCAAATCTAACTACAGATTTACATTCCTTATTATTGAAAAAATCTCCGTTTTCAGAGGTTTCGATGCAAGAAATCGTTCAGCAGATCAAAGGAAAGCAGGTGGCGGAGAAAAAGTTTCCGTTTTTATTAAAAGAAGGAATTATTTTTCCGCCACAACTTAATCTGGAACAGGCTTCTTCAGAAAAAACAGCAGTCTACAAATCTGAAATTTTAAAAGGTAAAAAGTTTATTGACCTTACAAGTGGTTTTGGGATTGATGCCTATTATTTATCTAAAAATTTTGATGAGGTTACGCTCGTTGAACAAAATGCCGAACTTTTAGCAATTGTTGAAAATAACTGGACTGTTTTAGGTAGAAAAGCAAGATTTATCAATCAAAAACTGGAAGATTTTCTTAATGAAAATGAAGAAAATTTTGATGTAATATATATGGATCCGGCCCGAAGAGATAATAATAAGAACAAAGTATTCTTATTAGAAGATTTGTCACCGGACATTCTTCAAATTCAGAAGAAATTACTTTCGATTTCTGATGAAGTAGTTATAAAATTATCTCCGCTTATCGATTTGAAATACCTTGTCTCTGTTCTGCAGAATATTTCAAGGATTGATATTATTGCATGGAAAAATGATGTAAAAGAGATCGTTGTCTTTTTATCAAGCAAAGAATCAGAAGAGATTATCTGTAATTGCGTGAATTTAGAAAGTGAAGAATCTACTTTCAACTATAAATTCGGAGAAGAAGAAAATGCTCATTCAGAATATGCTGAGCCTGAAAAGTTTATCTATATTCCCAATAACTCAATTTTAAAGGCGGGAGTATTTAATTTGATTTCAGAAAACTTTAAAGTAAAAAAGCTTCATCCGAATACACATCTTTATACTTCAAATGAAAAGGTGGAAGATTTCCCCGGAAGAATTTTAGAGGCTGAAATAATTGATAGTAAACAGATTAAAAAGAAAAGTCAGTTTAATATTATATCAAAGAATTATCCTTTAAAACCGGAAGAAATCAAGAAAAAATATGGATTAAAAGATGGGGGAGATCACTATCTTATTTTTACACAATCCAAAAAAGGAAAAATAATACTAAAATCAGTATAA
- a CDS encoding dipeptidase — MQETLNYINENKQRFVDELFELLRIPSISADPAYKDDVLKCAEVVATHLKNAGADNVEVCQTKGYPIVFGEKFLNEDLPTVLVYGHYDVQPADPLELWTRPPFEPYIEKTPLHPEGAIFARGSADDKGQFFMHLKAFEAMMKTNALPCNVKFILEGEEEVGSVSLGDFVNENKEKLSCDCILISDTHIYSNEQPTVTTGLRGLSYVEVEIEGPNRDLHSGLYGGAVPNPIHVLSRMIAKLIDEDGHITIDGFYDNVETVSDADRADMNKLKDNPEEFKQSIGLNGVEGEKGYTTLERTSIRPTLDCNGIWGGYTGEGAKTVIPSKASAKISMRLVPYQTPEEITEKFTKYFEKIAPDNVKVKVTPHHGGMPYVLPTDTKEFLAAKQAMESSFGKEVLPYRGGGSIPITAMFEQVLGAKSVLMGFGLDSDAIHSPNEHYGLFNFYKGIESIPLFFENYTKR; from the coding sequence ATGCAAGAGACATTAAATTACATCAACGAAAACAAACAACGTTTCGTAGATGAATTATTTGAATTATTGAGAATCCCTTCTATTTCTGCAGATCCCGCGTATAAAGATGACGTTTTAAAATGTGCAGAGGTAGTGGCAACACATCTTAAAAATGCAGGAGCGGACAATGTAGAAGTTTGCCAGACAAAGGGATATCCTATTGTTTTCGGTGAAAAATTTTTAAATGAAGATTTACCAACAGTTTTGGTGTATGGGCATTATGATGTTCAGCCGGCAGATCCGTTAGAATTATGGACAAGACCACCTTTTGAACCGTATATTGAAAAAACTCCACTTCACCCTGAAGGAGCTATCTTTGCCAGAGGATCTGCGGACGATAAGGGGCAGTTCTTCATGCATTTGAAAGCTTTTGAAGCAATGATGAAAACGAATGCTCTGCCTTGTAATGTTAAATTTATTTTGGAAGGAGAAGAAGAAGTGGGTTCTGTAAGTTTAGGAGATTTTGTTAATGAAAATAAAGAGAAATTATCTTGTGACTGTATTTTAATTTCGGATACTCATATTTACAGTAACGAACAACCTACTGTAACAACGGGATTAAGAGGACTAAGCTATGTAGAAGTTGAAATTGAGGGTCCCAACAGAGATTTACACTCAGGACTTTATGGAGGAGCGGTTCCAAATCCTATTCATGTGCTTTCAAGAATGATTGCTAAGCTGATTGATGAAGATGGTCATATTACTATCGACGGATTCTATGATAATGTAGAAACGGTTTCCGATGCTGACAGAGCAGATATGAATAAACTGAAGGATAATCCTGAAGAATTCAAACAATCTATCGGACTAAATGGAGTGGAAGGTGAAAAAGGTTATACGACGCTTGAAAGAACGTCTATCCGTCCAACTTTAGACTGTAATGGTATTTGGGGTGGCTATACAGGAGAAGGAGCTAAAACGGTAATTCCATCTAAAGCTTCTGCAAAAATATCTATGCGTTTGGTGCCGTATCAGACTCCGGAAGAGATTACTGAAAAATTCACAAAATATTTTGAAAAAATCGCTCCGGATAATGTAAAGGTTAAAGTTACCCCACATCACGGAGGTATGCCTTACGTATTGCCAACAGATACCAAAGAATTCCTAGCAGCAAAACAAGCCATGGAATCTTCATTCGGAAAAGAAGTTCTTCCATACAGAGGAGGAGGAAGTATTCCTATTACGGCTATGTTTGAGCAGGTTTTAGGTGCTAAATCGGTCTTGATGGGATTTGGTTTAGATTCTGATGCGATCCATTCTCCAAATGAGCATTACGGACTTTTCAATTTCTATAAAGGAATTGAAAGTATTCCTTTGTTTTTTGAGAATTATACGAAAAGATAA
- a CDS encoding electron transfer flavoprotein subunit beta/FixA family protein, whose translation MKILVCISSVPDTTSKINFTADKSAFDKNGIQWVINPLDEFALTKAIKLQESQGATVTVINVGDAATEPVVRKALAIGANDAVRVNLDPKDSYSTAKEIAAVAQNGGYDLILCGKESIDYNGGSVPGMVAQLLNQPFVNASVGLDVNGSEATAVREIEGGKETISVKLPAVIAGQKGLVDEKDLIIPNMRGIMSARTKPLQVVEPTSSEVKVQGVSYDSVPPRAAVKLVSPDNLDELVRLLHEEAKVI comes from the coding sequence ATGAAAATATTAGTTTGTATAAGTAGTGTTCCGGATACTACTTCCAAAATTAACTTCACAGCAGATAAATCTGCTTTCGACAAAAACGGAATTCAGTGGGTGATCAATCCATTAGATGAATTTGCGTTAACAAAAGCGATTAAACTTCAGGAGTCTCAAGGAGCTACAGTAACGGTAATTAACGTAGGTGATGCAGCTACAGAGCCGGTAGTAAGAAAAGCTTTGGCAATTGGAGCAAATGATGCAGTAAGAGTAAATTTAGACCCTAAAGACAGCTATTCTACAGCAAAAGAAATTGCTGCTGTGGCTCAAAACGGAGGATATGATCTAATTCTTTGCGGTAAAGAATCCATCGATTATAATGGGGGTTCCGTTCCGGGAATGGTAGCTCAGCTATTAAACCAGCCTTTTGTAAATGCATCTGTAGGTCTTGATGTAAACGGAAGTGAAGCTACTGCGGTAAGAGAAATTGAAGGAGGTAAAGAAACTATTTCTGTAAAATTACCTGCTGTAATCGCTGGTCAGAAAGGGTTAGTAGATGAAAAAGATCTGATCATTCCAAACATGAGAGGGATTATGTCTGCAAGAACAAAACCTTTGCAGGTCGTTGAACCTACTTCTTCTGAAGTGAAAGTTCAGGGAGTTTCTTATGACAGTGTTCCTCCGAGAGCTGCCGTGAAATTAGTTTCTCCGGATAATTTGGATGAATTGGTAAGATTACTTCACGAAGAAGCGAAAGTAATTTAA
- a CDS encoding SDR family oxidoreductase, which produces MVENKVAYITGGTKGIGFGIAKILLENGVSVAFSGRKRDDVEKAEQDLKKVSQNVLGIVSDVRSLESEEEVVKYIKEKFGRLDFVIANAGLGIFKPVDQLSAEEWNDMIETNLTGVFYTLKASVEELKRSKGYYITISSLAGANFFENGAGYNASKFGVVGFTQAAMIDLRKYNIKSTVIMPGSVATNFNGNVPSEKDAWKIQPEDMGNLVLDILKMNPRVLPSKIEFRATKPAN; this is translated from the coding sequence ATGGTAGAAAATAAAGTAGCTTATATAACAGGTGGAACCAAAGGAATTGGTTTCGGGATTGCAAAGATTTTACTTGAAAATGGTGTTTCGGTAGCTTTTTCCGGAAGGAAAAGAGATGATGTGGAAAAAGCTGAACAAGATTTAAAAAAGGTTTCTCAAAATGTTTTAGGAATCGTTTCGGACGTAAGAAGTCTTGAAAGTGAAGAGGAGGTAGTGAAATATATCAAAGAGAAATTTGGGAGATTAGATTTTGTAATTGCAAATGCAGGTTTAGGAATTTTTAAACCCGTAGATCAGCTTTCCGCTGAAGAATGGAATGATATGATTGAAACGAATTTAACAGGCGTTTTCTATACCTTAAAAGCTTCTGTGGAAGAATTAAAAAGATCAAAAGGTTATTATATTACCATTTCAAGTTTGGCAGGAGCGAACTTCTTTGAAAATGGAGCAGGTTATAATGCTTCAAAATTTGGTGTTGTAGGCTTTACACAGGCAGCCATGATCGATTTAAGAAAGTATAATATCAAATCAACGGTAATTATGCCGGGATCGGTTGCAACCAACTTCAATGGAAATGTACCCTCAGAAAAAGATGCCTGGAAGATTCAGCCGGAAGATATGGGAAATCTTGTGTTGGATATTTTAAAAATGAATCCCAGAGTTTTACCAAGTAAGATAGAGTTTAGGGCAACAAAACCAGCCAATTAA